One genomic segment of Coffea arabica cultivar ET-39 chromosome 6e, Coffea Arabica ET-39 HiFi, whole genome shotgun sequence includes these proteins:
- the LOC140009303 gene encoding isocitrate dehydrogenase [NAD] catalytic subunit 5, mitochondrial-like has translation MASQIVGRLLRSTTRHNPIFPKSGSFSRVFHRNISADSASESNLIRATLFPGDGIGPEIAESVKEVFRAADVPIEWEEHYVGLDIDPRTQSFLTWESLESVRRNKVGLKGPMATPIGKGHRSLNLTLRKELNLYANVRPCYSLPGYKTRYDDVDLVTIRENTEGEYSGLEHQVVRGVVESLKIITRQASLRVAEYAFLYAKTHGRQRVSAIHKANIMQKTDGLFLKCCREVAEKYPEITYEEVVIDNCCMMLVKNPALFDVLVMPNLYGDIISDLCAGLIGGLGLTPSCNIGEGGIALAEAVHGSAPDIAGKNLANPTALLLSAVTMLRHLELHDKAERIQDAILNTIAEGKYRTADLGGSSSTSDFTKAICDHL, from the exons ATGGCTTCCCAGATCGTCGGACGGCTCCTTCGAAGCACCACCCGCCATAATCCTATCTTCCCTAAATCCGGCAGCTTCTCTAGGGTTTTCCATCGCAATATCTCCGCCGACTCTGCCTCGGAGTCCAATCTCATTCGCGCCACTCTCTTCCCCGGCGATGGCATCGGCCCCGAGATTGCCGAGTCCGTGAAAGAG GTATTTAGAGCTGCTGACGTACCAATTGAATGGGAAGAACATTATGTGGGGCTGGATATAGACCCTAGAACTCAGAGTTTCCTGACATGGGAAAGTCTGGAATCTGTGCGTCGTAATAAGGTGGGTTTAAAAGGTCCAATGGCTACTCCTATTGGAAAAGGCCACCGTTCCCTCAACCTTACCTTGAGGAAAGAGCTGAATTTGTATGCCAATGTTAGACCTTGTTACAGTCTGCCTGGCTACAAGACTCGATATGATGATGTTGACCTCGTTACCATCCGGGAAAACACGGAAGGCGAGTACAGTGGTCTGGAGCATCAA GTGGTGAGGGGTGTTGTTGAAAGCCTCAAGATTATCACACGTCAAGCGAGTTTGAGGGTAGCTGAGTATGCTTTCCTCTATGCCAAGACCCATGGAAGGCAGAGAGTATCTGCCATCCACAAAGCGAATATCATGCAGAAAACTGATGGCCTCTTCCTTAAG TGTTGTCGTGAGGTTGCAGAGAAGTACCCCGAGATTACATATGAGGAAGTTGTCATTGACAATTGCTGTATGATG CTGGTGAAGAATCCAGCACTGTTTGATGTCTTGGTGATGCCCAATCTTTATGGAGACATAATCAGTGACCTTTGTGCTGGTTTGATTGGAGGCTTGGGCCTAACACCAAG CTGTAATATCGGTGAGGGAGGTATTGCTCTTGCTGAGGCTGTTCATGGTTCAGCACCAGATATAGCTGGAAAG AATTTGGCGAATCCTACTGCTTTGCTTTTAAGTGCTGTTACAATGCTTCGACATCTGGAGCTTCATGATAAAGCAGAGCGTATCCAGGATGCTATCCTGAATACTATTGCAGAAGGCAAG